A genome region from Eretmochelys imbricata isolate rEreImb1 chromosome 8, rEreImb1.hap1, whole genome shotgun sequence includes the following:
- the GPR52 gene encoding G-protein coupled receptor 52 encodes MNHSRWTEWRTLNMSSIIVNVSEHLSCPLGFGHYNAVDICILETVIIVLLTFLIIAGNLTVIFVFHCAPLLHHYTTSCFIQTMAYADLFVGVSCLVPTLSLLHYSTGVHESLTCQVFGYIISVLKSVSMACLACISVDRYLAITKPLSYNQLVTPCRLRICIILIWIYSCLIFLPSFFGWGKPGYHGDIFEWCATSWLTNAYFTGFIVCLLYAPAALVICFTYFHIFKICRQHTKEINDRRARFPSHEVDAAGETGHSPDRRYAMVLFRITSVFYMLWLPYIIYFLLESSRVLENPALSFLTTWLAISNSFCNCVIYSLSNSVFRLGLRRLSETICSSCMCLKDKDVRDPKPRKRANSCSI; translated from the coding sequence ATGAACCACTCCAGATGGACTGAATGGAGGACTCTGAACATGAGCAGTATCATTGTGAACGTGTCTGAGCATCTCTCCTGTCCGCTAGGATTTGGCCACTACAATGCAGTTGACATCTGCATCCTTGAGACGGTTATTATTGTTTTGCTAACATTTTTAATTATTGCTGGTAATTTAACTGTAATATTTGTCTTTCACTGTGCTCCGCTCTTACATCATTATACCACCAGCTGTTTTATTCAGACTATGGCCTATGCTGATCTTTTTGTTGGAGTTAGCTGCCTGGTTCCTACATTATCATTGCTTCACTATTCTACAGGTGTCCATGAGTCCTTGACTTGTCAGGTTTTTGGATATATCATCTCTGTGCTGAAGAGTGTCTCCATGGCATGTCTTGCTTGCATCAGTGTCGACCGCTATCTTGCTATTACAAAACCTCTCTCCTATAATCAACTGGTCACGCCTTGTCGCTTGAGAATCTGTATCATTTTGATCTGGATATACTCTTGTCTGATCTTCTTACCTTCCTTTTTTGGTTGGGGAAAACCTGGTTACCATGGTGATATTTTTGAATGGTGTGCTACCTCCTGGCTCACCAATGCCTATTTTACTGGCTTTATTGTGTGCTTACTGTATGCTCCAGCTGCTTTGGTAATATGCTTCACATATTTCCACATCTTCAAAATTTGCCGGCAGCACACCAAAGAGATAAATGACCGGAGAGCTCGCTTTCCTAGCCATGAAGTGGATGCTGCGGGAGAGACTGGGCACAGCCCTGACCGCCGCTATGCCATGGTTTTATTTCGGATAACCAGTGTGTTTTACATGCTTTGGCTCCCCTATATCATATACTTTCTGCTGGAGAGCTCTAGGGTGCTGGAAAATCCAGCACTTTCCTTCTTAACAACATGGCTTGCTATAAGCAATAGTTTCTGCAACTGTGTGATATATAGCCTCTCCAACAGTGTTTTCAGGCTGGGACTCCGGAGACTGTCAGAGACAATATGTTCATCTTGTATGTGTTTAAAAGACAAGGATGTACGGGACCCCAAACCTAGAAAACGGGCTAATTCCTGCTCCATTTAA